A genomic stretch from Acidobacteriota bacterium includes:
- a CDS encoding efflux RND transporter periplasmic adaptor subunit, translated as MRLLRRCPLLGLLLLSACAGADAVEVSDPDPVRVVRGDLRPRVLLTGTLRAQEAHELVVPRTPTWEVQIRWMADDGTAVGAGERVVELDNTPFLTDLEEKRLTLAEQREELERIRAEGELSVADASQTTVQRRADLEKARIAAETPASLLPRVEYEERQLALRRAELALEKAEEDLAAARQRSANRLEIQRLSVVRSQREIALAETSVDSLVLVAPTEGIMVVEDHPWEGRKLQIGDSVWVGMKLVRIPDLSTMRVDARLADVDDGRVVPGMAVRCTLDAYPERIYPGRVAQIAPVAKEPSSYSLRRFFKVEIDLAETDEDRMRPGMSVKVEVLPEPVPDVLLAPRGALDLTARPVRARRDGGGWSEVVVGPCDANRCVIENGLAEGDRLAAIPTGGVEGG; from the coding sequence ATGAGACTTCTCCGGAGGTGCCCTCTCCTAGGCCTCCTGCTGCTGAGTGCCTGCGCCGGGGCCGATGCCGTCGAGGTATCGGATCCGGATCCGGTGCGCGTGGTGCGCGGTGACCTTCGGCCGCGGGTGCTTTTGACCGGTACCCTGCGCGCCCAGGAGGCACATGAACTGGTGGTGCCGCGCACCCCCACCTGGGAAGTCCAGATCCGCTGGATGGCGGACGACGGCACGGCGGTGGGCGCCGGCGAGCGGGTGGTGGAGTTGGACAACACCCCGTTTCTGACGGATCTCGAAGAAAAACGCCTCACCCTGGCGGAACAGCGCGAAGAGCTGGAGCGCATCCGCGCCGAAGGGGAGCTCTCCGTCGCCGACGCTTCGCAGACCACGGTGCAGCGCCGGGCCGATCTGGAGAAGGCCCGCATCGCCGCCGAAACGCCGGCTTCGCTGTTGCCGCGAGTCGAGTACGAGGAGCGTCAGCTCGCCCTGAGGCGGGCGGAACTGGCCCTTGAAAAGGCCGAGGAGGACCTGGCCGCGGCGCGCCAGCGGTCCGCCAACCGGTTAGAGATCCAGCGCCTTTCGGTGGTCCGATCCCAGCGCGAGATCGCCCTCGCCGAGACCTCCGTCGACAGCCTGGTGCTCGTCGCGCCGACGGAAGGCATCATGGTGGTGGAGGATCACCCCTGGGAGGGGCGCAAGCTCCAGATCGGCGATTCCGTGTGGGTGGGAATGAAGCTGGTGCGCATTCCAGACCTGTCGACCATGCGGGTCGACGCCCGGCTGGCCGACGTGGACGACGGGCGGGTGGTGCCGGGGATGGCCGTGCGCTGCACCCTCGACGCCTACCCGGAGCGCATCTACCCGGGGCGGGTGGCGCAGATCGCGCCGGTCGCCAAGGAGCCCAGTTCCTACAGCCTGCGGCGCTTCTTCAAGGTGGAGATCGATCTCGCAGAGACCGACGAAGACCGCATGCGGCCGGGCATGTCCGTCAAGGTGGAGGTGCTGCCGGAGCCGGTCCCGGATGTGTTGCTGGCGCCGCGCGGCGCCCTCGATCTGACGGCTCGGCCGGTACGCGCCCGGCGCGATGGCGGTGGCTGGAGCGAGGTGGTGGTGGGCCCGTGCGATGCGAACCGCTGCGTGATCGAGAACGGTCTGGCCGAAGGCGACCGCCTCGCCGCAATCCCTACCGGCGGAGTCGAAGGTGGCTAG
- a CDS encoding HlyD family efflux transporter periplasmic adaptor subunit: protein MKQLAWIVAAVGLLWLVGSFLVSGDDRVWAVVERGDLVVGIEVEGTLRAARSDLVGPPSLQGLSSFKIASLLPEGQSVQAGTPVIRFDTSELQRELQEKMAVREAADKELEKLRTNLASERRTTELSQAEAAGRLRRAQLKVDVPADLVGADELETARIDLDLAEKEVAHFAERLDLMKRQQGAQIASWRERRDRAAARVAEVRGQIESMTVRAPRDGTFLHRANVRGEKKRAGDSVWRREKIGEIPDLSRMMADGEVDEAEAGRLAVGQAVNLRLDAHPDRLYRGRLVRIAESVRQKSRGNPLKVVGLEIELSETDPARMRPGMRFRGAIELERAEGVLLAPEEAVIGTAEGAVAWRKGLWGVEEVQPTLGRRNGEEVEILAGLEAGDRLALGGSP, encoded by the coding sequence GTGAAGCAGCTCGCCTGGATCGTCGCCGCGGTGGGTCTGCTGTGGCTCGTCGGTTCCTTCCTGGTGAGCGGCGACGACCGGGTCTGGGCGGTGGTCGAGCGCGGGGACCTGGTGGTGGGCATCGAGGTGGAGGGCACGCTGCGGGCGGCGCGGTCCGACCTGGTGGGACCGCCTTCTCTCCAGGGTCTTTCGAGCTTCAAGATCGCCTCGCTGCTGCCGGAGGGCCAGAGCGTCCAGGCGGGCACGCCGGTGATCCGGTTCGACACCTCGGAGCTACAGCGGGAACTGCAGGAAAAGATGGCCGTGCGCGAAGCGGCGGACAAGGAGCTGGAGAAGCTCCGCACCAACCTGGCCTCGGAGCGTCGCACCACGGAGCTGTCTCAGGCGGAGGCCGCCGGCCGGTTGCGGCGGGCGCAGCTCAAAGTCGACGTGCCGGCCGATCTGGTCGGTGCCGACGAGCTGGAGACGGCGCGCATCGACCTCGACCTGGCGGAGAAAGAGGTGGCGCACTTCGCCGAGCGCCTCGACTTGATGAAGCGCCAGCAGGGCGCCCAGATCGCCTCCTGGCGCGAGCGGCGAGATCGCGCCGCCGCCCGGGTGGCGGAGGTGCGCGGCCAGATCGAGAGCATGACCGTGCGGGCGCCGCGGGACGGCACTTTTCTCCATCGCGCCAACGTTCGCGGCGAGAAAAAGCGCGCCGGCGATAGCGTGTGGCGGCGCGAGAAGATCGGCGAGATCCCGGACCTCAGCCGGATGATGGCCGACGGCGAGGTGGACGAGGCGGAGGCCGGCCGGCTGGCGGTGGGCCAGGCGGTGAACCTGCGCCTCGACGCCCATCCGGACCGCCTGTACCGCGGGCGCCTGGTGAGGATCGCCGAGTCCGTGCGCCAGAAGTCGCGCGGCAATCCCCTCAAGGTCGTCGGCCTGGAGATCGAGCTGAGCGAGACGGATCCGGCGCGCATGCGGCCGGGCATGCGCTTCCGGGGCGCCATCGAGCTGGAGCGCGCCGAAGGGGTGCTGCTGGCGCCGGAGGAGGCGGTGATCGGCACCGCCGAGGGCGCTGTCGCCTGGCGCAAGGGCCTGTGGGGCGTCGAGGAGGTGCAGCCCACCCTCGGCCGGCGCAACGGCGAGGAAGTCGAGATCCTGGCCGGGCTCGAGGCCGGCGATCGGCTGGCCCTCGGAGGGTCGCCGTGA
- a CDS encoding HlyD family efflux transporter periplasmic adaptor subunit: MTALLLLAAAGLLAVMALAWSDRSAAEVPTARVELTEFVRKVPAEGYLRSVRANDLVVPSAVNGPVRIAWIVEDGSAVAAGDVVVRLDPSGFEERLTQARDDRVRTGLETSSERATSRADLANLDRDAELARLELDAAERFQKKDETIFSRSEIIESEIDGELADHRRRHAEASKSDRQRLSRTELELLGIRRRQAERKIGAAEESLEALELTAPDDGILVLKSDRRGNPPRVGDTTWAGQTLAQLPDLTEMEAEVWVLEADAGGLEAGKSAEVVVEAHPDRSHRATISRVDKVARPRRRGSPVQYFSVVLALESTDPKTMKPGQRVAAKLLAEERSAALTVPRQAIFEGDDGPLIYRRAAGAFEPVEVEVLSTFLGKAVVRGTDPAPVAEGDVVALRDPTAAEPRALERTDGGGSGVLPNE, translated from the coding sequence ATGACTGCTCTGCTTTTGCTCGCCGCAGCCGGTCTGCTGGCAGTGATGGCCCTGGCCTGGAGCGATCGCTCCGCTGCGGAGGTTCCCACCGCCCGGGTGGAGCTCACCGAATTCGTGCGCAAGGTGCCGGCGGAGGGTTACCTGCGCTCGGTGCGGGCCAACGACCTGGTGGTGCCGTCGGCGGTCAACGGTCCGGTGCGCATCGCCTGGATCGTGGAAGACGGCAGCGCCGTCGCAGCCGGGGATGTGGTGGTGCGGCTCGATCCTTCGGGTTTCGAGGAGCGCCTGACCCAGGCGCGGGACGACCGCGTGCGCACCGGTCTCGAAACCTCGTCGGAGAGGGCAACGAGCCGCGCCGACCTGGCGAATCTCGATCGCGACGCGGAACTCGCCCGCCTGGAACTCGACGCCGCGGAGCGCTTCCAGAAAAAGGACGAGACCATCTTTTCGCGCAGCGAGATCATCGAGTCGGAGATCGACGGCGAACTCGCGGACCATCGCCGCCGCCACGCCGAGGCGTCGAAGAGCGACCGCCAGCGTCTCTCGCGCACGGAACTGGAACTCCTCGGCATCCGCCGCCGCCAGGCAGAGCGGAAGATCGGCGCCGCCGAGGAGAGCCTGGAGGCGCTGGAATTGACTGCCCCGGACGACGGCATCCTCGTGCTCAAGTCGGACCGCCGCGGCAACCCGCCGCGGGTGGGGGACACCACCTGGGCCGGCCAGACGCTGGCCCAACTGCCGGACCTGACGGAGATGGAGGCGGAAGTCTGGGTGCTGGAGGCCGATGCCGGCGGCCTCGAAGCCGGGAAGTCGGCGGAGGTGGTGGTCGAAGCCCACCCGGACCGCAGTCACCGGGCCACCATCAGCCGGGTGGACAAGGTGGCCCGGCCACGGCGGCGCGGCTCGCCGGTGCAGTACTTTTCCGTCGTCCTCGCCTTGGAGAGCACCGACCCCAAGACCATGAAGCCCGGCCAGCGGGTGGCCGCCAAACTGCTGGCGGAAGAGCGGAGCGCCGCCCTGACGGTGCCCCGGCAGGCGATCTTCGAGGGCGATGACGGGCCGCTGATCTACCGCCGCGCCGCCGGCGCCTTCGAGCCGGTGGAGGTGGAAGTGCTGTCGACGTTTCTCGGCAAGGCGGTGGTGCGCGGAACGGACCCAGCACCGGTGGCGGAAGGGGACGTGGTCGCCCTGCGCGACCCGACGGCCGCGGAGCCTAGGGCATTGGAGCGGACCGACGGTGGCGGCAGCGGAGTGCTGCCGAATGAGTAG
- a CDS encoding ABC transporter permease, whose product MNFRESFASALENLAGHKLRSGLTMLGMIFGVGAVIAMLSIGAGAEQQALGMIQSLGLDNILVRDASPDGEELEEIRRRTPGLSPRDALALEEAVEGVAEASPRVLIEPYRVFSADGRSGAPVFGVSHRHAQLAGLRLAEGRFFDAHDERDHAQVCVIGAVVRRELFGFGPAIGDDLKVDDQWFEVIGVLAEGGSNADSFQGVQLGDPAREIYLPVSTALRKLEKSPLDAPLTEIVVRLEKGASARRTGESIAGLLERLHAGAEDYRLVIPEALLEQNRRAQRLFNVVMGAIAGISLLVGGIGIMNIMLATVLERTREIGVRRAVGARRRDIQFQFLTEAFAISLLGGGAGVLLGLGIARGVALWADWETVVTLGSVILSTGVAMAVGLASGYYPAVRAARLDPVDALRYE is encoded by the coding sequence ATGAACTTTCGCGAAAGTTTCGCCAGCGCCCTCGAAAACCTGGCCGGCCACAAGCTCCGCTCCGGCTTGACCATGCTCGGCATGATCTTCGGCGTCGGCGCGGTGATCGCCATGCTCTCGATCGGCGCCGGGGCGGAGCAGCAGGCCCTGGGGATGATCCAGAGCCTCGGCCTCGACAACATCCTGGTGCGCGATGCGTCGCCGGATGGCGAGGAGTTGGAGGAGATTCGCCGCCGCACCCCCGGCCTGTCGCCGCGCGACGCCCTGGCCCTGGAAGAAGCCGTCGAAGGTGTCGCGGAAGCCTCGCCGCGGGTCCTGATCGAGCCCTATCGGGTGTTTTCCGCCGACGGCCGGAGCGGGGCCCCGGTCTTCGGCGTGTCCCATCGCCACGCCCAGCTCGCCGGCCTCCGCCTGGCCGAGGGGCGCTTCTTCGACGCCCACGACGAGCGCGACCACGCTCAGGTGTGCGTCATCGGCGCGGTGGTGCGCCGCGAGCTGTTCGGCTTCGGCCCGGCCATCGGTGACGACCTCAAGGTCGACGACCAGTGGTTCGAGGTGATCGGCGTGCTGGCCGAGGGCGGCTCCAACGCCGACTCCTTCCAGGGCGTCCAGCTCGGCGATCCGGCGCGGGAGATCTACCTGCCGGTGTCGACGGCGCTGCGCAAGCTCGAAAAGAGCCCCCTCGACGCTCCTTTGACGGAGATCGTCGTGCGCCTGGAAAAGGGCGCCTCGGCCAGGCGAACGGGGGAATCCATCGCCGGCCTGCTGGAGCGCCTGCACGCCGGCGCCGAGGACTACCGGCTGGTCATTCCCGAAGCCCTGCTGGAGCAGAACCGGCGCGCCCAGCGCCTGTTCAACGTGGTGATGGGCGCGATCGCCGGCATCTCGCTGCTGGTCGGCGGCATCGGCATCATGAACATCATGCTGGCGACGGTGTTGGAGCGCACCCGCGAGATTGGTGTGCGGCGCGCCGTCGGCGCTCGCCGCCGGGATATCCAGTTCCAGTTCCTGACCGAGGCCTTCGCGATCAGCCTCCTGGGCGGCGGCGCCGGAGTGCTGCTGGGGCTCGGCATCGCCCGCGGGGTGGCCCTGTGGGCGGACTGGGAAACGGTGGTCACCCTCGGTTCGGTGATCTTGTCCACCGGCGTCGCCATGGCGGTGGGACTGGCCTCCGGCTACTACCCGGCGGTGCGCGCGGCGCGCCTCGATCCGGTGGACGCCCTGCGCTACGAGTAA